A stretch of Henckelia pumila isolate YLH828 chromosome 4, ASM3356847v2, whole genome shotgun sequence DNA encodes these proteins:
- the LOC140861097 gene encoding uncharacterized protein, which produces MDEHAFHLHTVSHILREKQLYAKMSKCDLWIFGVVFLDHVISRDDVSVDPSKTGDILNWSRTTKVSKIRSFFGMAGYYQRFLEKFSQIAKSMTQLTKKNVPFVWKSECEKSFHELHCCLTTALVLDLPSGSGGYVVYTDAYLHVADALSRKIYVSSLRTSSVARVNDGLLCLSERVVVLDDSTLREEILTQAHRSRFSVHLGSIKMYKDLRTRNCNAIKVFVDRLSKFAHFLPYNRDFTFDRMAHLDRDPRFSSRFWGTFQRALGTTLSLSTAYHSETDRQSKRTIRTLEDMLRATVMDFGPVWHDHLALDKFGVHQVEYPQLIQQMTDAVELIRRRIKAVQDLQASYANTHRRPLNFEVGEHVFLQVSPFQKVMRFGLKGKLSPRFIGPFEILEKVGDVAYRLALPPYLSSNHDVFHVSLLRQYVADDSHILHRTEVQLEQDLSYVKRPLRILDKKDKVLRNKRVPLVIVQWQRRGTEEAT; this is translated from the exons ATGGACGAGCATGCTTTCCATCTCCATACTGTATCAcatatattgagagagaagcagttgtatgctaagatGAGCAAGTGTGACTTATGGATTTtcggagttgtttttcttgatcATGTGATTTCGCGAGACGATgtttctgttgatcctagtaagacggGAGACATTCTGAACTGGTCGCGTACGACGAAAGTCTCGAAGATTCGCAGTTTTTTTGGGATGGCAGGCTACTACCAAAGATTCTTAGAGAAATTTTCTCAGATTGCTAAGTCTATGACACAGTTGACAAAGAAAAATGTGCCTTTCGTTTGGAAGTCGGAGTGCGAGAAGAGTTTTCACGAGTTGCATTGCTGTCTGACTACTGCTTTAGTGTTGGatctaccgtctggatcaggtggttatGTGGTCTACACCGATGCTTATCTCCATG TTGCGGATGCTCTTAGCCGCAAgatttatgtgagttcccttcgtaccagctcAGTTGCACGAGTG AATGATGGTCTATTGTGCCTTTCCGAACGTGTGGTGGTTCTTGATGATTCCACTCTGAGAGAGGAGATTCTGACACAGGCTCATCGTAGTAGATTCTCTGTTCATCTAGGCAGCATAAAAATGTACAAAGATCTACGTACGAG gaattgcaaTGCAATTAAGGTTTTTGTGGATAGATTGTCGAAGTTCGCGCATTTTCTGCCGTATAATCGGGACTTTACTTTCGACCGGATGGCACACCT TGACCGAGATCCAAGGTTTAGCTCTAGGTTTTGGGGTACCTTCCAGCGAGCTCTTGGTACTACACTGagtctgagtacagcttatcactCGGAGACCGACAGACAGAGTAAGAGGACTATCCGTACcctcgaggatatgcttcgagctacAGTAATGGATTTTGGACCAGTGTGGCATGACCACTTGGCATTG GATAAATTTGGCGTGCATCAAGTTGAATATCCACAgctgattcagcagatgaccgaTGCCGTGGAGTTGATCCGTCGTAGGATTAAGGCTGTCCAGGATCTACAGGCGAGTTACGCTAATACACATCGCAGACCTTTGAATTTTGAAGTAGGAGAGCATGTGTTTTTACAAGTTTCACCTTTccagaaggtgatgagattcggtctcaagggCAAGTTATCGCCGAGATTCATAGGTCCGttcgagattctggagaaggtcggagatgtggcttatcgtctagccttgccGCCTTATCTTTCAAGTAATCACgatgttttccatgtatccttgttgagacagtacgtggcggatGATTCGCATATTTTACATCGTACTGAGGTGCAGTTGGAGCAGGATCTGTCATATGTAAAGAGACCTCTCAGGATTCTTGACAAGAAAGACAAGGTTCTTCGCAACAAACGCGTACCTTTGGTGATTGTGCAGTGGCAGCGTAGAGGAACAGAGGAAGCAACTTGA